The region tcaGGGATCCAACATTAAgaagccctattttgagatgtgaggtatcacaatctctttcagtaatggcaggaatggaggaggtctttattccagtgagattgctaaggtgaacaccgccatgtttagttttgcccaacctagatcgaggcacagacacggtcccaatggggatagctgagctgactacactgactgtgctagtggcagactccactaagctggcaggctggctaacagcctgctgcctggcctgcaccctatttcattgtggagctagaggagttaagagccctgtctatgttcgtagataagatgagagcacccctccagctaggatggagtcagtcactcctcagcaggccagtcTTGGACAATTATCTATAAATTGTATCTTTTGGGacgggcagaaaacagttttcaaccagagaTTGAGTTGAGActttgctgtagagctcatcacttcccctaactgagatgcagtgccttcgaccgctgcaccacttgggtGCCTTTTATTCTATTACAAATAACCTTTCACCTGACTGATACCTGTTTTccttaaaggaaaattccacctaaaaactatattttggtatttgctAAATGCATCACACGGGAtacatttctgtattttgaaagttacatatctcgaaaacttgattgctgacaagcaaaacattttggggtgTTGTGATggaaatgtctgtgtgtgtatgtaatcaTATGTTTAGCACAATGCTGCTTTGTAATAACCTGTCTTTAGTTGGGTTCATGCGAGTGACAGATTGACTGCACAAAGGAGTAAACCACACTATCACTCATAGGCAATTTGGCAGTACACCCAGAACATTGCTCTGGGAACTAGGAGCCTGGTGTGGTTTCAATCAGTCACCTACAGGAACCAACCATGCTTATAACTTGTTTGTGTAGCAGTATAAAAGGACTGAAAGGGAACCTCTCGTTGTCTTAAAGATTGCTTAATTTACTTTTGAGTCCTTAGTGGTGAATTTCCACGACAACtccaacaatggactaatgaaacaagtaCCAAAATATGGTTTTGGATGGAGTTTTCCTTCAACTGGTTTCTAGAACTCCCTAGAAAACTGTATGGTATTATTCTGTAGTGATGAAATTAAAACCTTTTCAACACATGAAGTCAaacagttacacaccaacactaaccatggtggggtgactgaatttaatatataattatacaccaacactaaccatggtggggtgactgaatttaatatacagttatacacaaacactaaccatggtggggtgactgaatttaatatacagttacacaccaacactaaccatggtggggtgactgaatttaatatacagttatacaCAAACACTAACCATGGTGGAGTGAGTGAATTTTAATAATTGATACATTGAAGTGAGGCACTGGTTGGCAGAAAACCAACCAACCACTGTAAACAGTTATTACTCAGTATGATGGTACTGTCTAGTAGCATCTGTGAGGTGTACTACAAAGCAGCATCaatgagctagccagctaattttcATAAATAACCGCAAATTAATTGATTTGAGTTCATTCAAAACGCTGACGTGAGTTTTGGTTGTTGAGTCAATTAGACCACGGCCATTTCAAGCTTACCGGTatctttctaaaactgttttcctGCTTTGTGATGTTATCCCACTccttgttgtttgacatgacaagcAGTGCAGTGGCATGATGGTACAAACACACTGGTACCCAGAATGGCCTACTAGTGTTTCTCAACCTTGTTCTAATCAGAGACAGGAAAGCTATGTTTTGTGCAATTGCACATTTAGGGGCGGTTTCCTGGAAACCAATTAACCCTAGTCCTGGACTGAAAAgcatctgtgtccgggaaacttcCCCTAAAACTAGCATTATAGAACTGATTAAGTTGTCAGCAAACAACATCCCACAGAGCGGAGGTTGAGAAACACTGAAGCTTCTTCAGATGCGTTTTATTAATGCACACCCAGGATGTTAATCTGCAGTGAAGACGCGTGCAGCGATGTCATCCAGTAGCCAGTCTACTCCGGTCAGTAGGTTCTCTCCTGTCACAGCACTGCAGCCGATGATACACCAGTGGTGGGTCTTAATGTCATCCAGGCCcagggcctacacacacacacacacacacacacacacacacacacacacacacacacacacacacacacacacacacacacacacacacacacacacagagagaaatagatGAATACAAGTATTAGACATGAAATCAAAGTTATCAAACAATGTATTTCCAACCCACGgatgattaaaacacagaaattgtgagggagtgtgtgtttgtgtgtgtatggggggggggggtactgtgttCCCACCTCTCGAATGGTCTCTTTATTCAGGGATCCAGGCAGGTCCTGTTTGTTAGCGAACACCAGGAGAGTAGCTCCTGATAACCtctagagagaaaaagagagggtagATAAATGGAGAGAGACATCAACAGTTAGTCATTCATAAATGTTTGTGTGTGGTATGCACTGCTCCATGCGTGTGTGTGACTTTTTGGTGTGTttactcctctgtgtgtgtgtgtgtgtgtgtgtgtgtgtgtgtgtgtgtgtgtgtgtgtgtgtgtgtgtgtgtacctcctccTGCAGCAGAGAGCTAAGTTCCTGTCTGCAGTCCTCCAGTCTCAGTCTGTCTGCGCTGTCCACTACCCACACCAGCCCATCGGTGCTCTCAAAGTAGTTCCTCCAGTAAGAACGAAGAGATTTCTGACCGCCCACGTCCCAGATGTTTAACTTGAACCTGAGGAGGACGACGGGAAGAGAAGAGGATGAAAAGAGAGGAGTTAATGAAAGGTGTGTATTCTCCATCTGCCTAAGAGAAGAGGTGTAAAATGACTCTGCTGATTATGCTGGTGTGTTTTGACTTACCCTTTATGTTCCAAGGTTTTGATATTGAACCCCAGTGTAGGAGAGATGGTACTCACATCCTCGCCATTGAACTTCTTCAGAATAGTGGTCTTACCAGCGTTGTCTAAACCCCTGTAGTACATAGTTAAGGACTGGGAATGGCCGGGGGGGGGACCTCCGTACAGATTAGAGGGTGACACACACATCATTTGCAGCACTTGTTATAAGGCAGTGATAGCCATATAGCTGAGTAATCGTTTTAACCATGTTAGCCAGTGGGTTAACAAACGTAGCTTATAAACATGGCAAGATATGTAGCCTAGCTACGGACGTGACTGGTCGTAGTAGCTAGCTAGGCCTACTTGCTGACAAGCGAAGCTAGATGGCCACAGCTAACTGGCCACTTTAGAAAACACAAATGTATCAGGCCCAAAGGCAGGCGACAAACTAGTCCGATCACATAGGTAGATACGCGGATGAAAGTGGTTTATCTAGTACATATAGTCATGTAGCTATAGATAGGTAAACATCATAGCCAACTAACTCATCACAACTGTTATTTCATTGCAGAAAAAAAAGGATACAACATAAGTAGTCGCATCTCTCGCTCCTTGTGCTTCATTTTCTTCAGTATCGTCAGCAAACCCATCGTGACGAACGTTTGGTAAACTATTTAATATAAAACGGAAGTAACACAAGATAAATAGCGGTATAATGTTTTAACTTTTGGTTATAATATCAACACATACATTGTCTCTCAAGACCGTTGCTATCTAAAACAAGCACGCAGCTCCAAGACAAGCAGGAAGTTGATACTAAAGTAGTCCCGCCCGCTCTAATCGTGGATTGGTGAATGTTTGGGACAAGCTTCAGATCAGAATATGATTGGTTGACTTCAGCGTCACTCAAAAGGCTTTAGGCTATTTGATTCGTGAAGCGCCACCAAGGCAAAGGTGCGGCTGTGTTAATTCAGAGGGAGAAACAAACGTTTGGAAACGTATATtttggtttccactagttaccacagcgaAAAGGTCAAACTTGTTTATATTGTAAAAAattaatgaaaacaaaaatgaatgTGCTTTTTGGGTCTTGGTTAGGGTTTGGTATAAGGTTAGCAGAGGAGTTAGGTTTAAATCTCATTTTAAGAAGAggaattgtagaaataggcgggctatatgactttgtggctgtggtaacgacCTTATATTTTGTGACAAAATAGCGCAACACGCGGTTCATATCAGGGACGACAATGTTAGGAGATATTGTAGGCATTAGattgttcaaaatgaacaattcTTACTTCATTAGAGATTATTGGTTAATTCCACACTTTACCTTTTATGGAGACAATAACACCAGCCTGTAGTGTCATCGGGCTTAGATTTGTTTATTCTTCTCTTAATAGACAtgtacactacataaccaaaataatgtggacacctgctgtcgaacatctcattccaaaatcatgggcattaatatggagttgtgtggcctaccactttgttgctcctagatgtttccacttcacaataacagcacatacagttgaccggggaagaaATTTGATtaactgacttgctggaaaggtggcatcctatccAGCGgaatcacaaccggacgtgattgggagtcccataggccggcgcacaattggtcctgCGTCGTCCGGGTTTAGACGGtataggccgttattgtaaataagaatttgatcttaactttattttttattttatttcacctttatttaatcaggtaggctagttgagaacaagttgtcatttgcaactgcgacctggccaagataaagcgtagcaaatcgacacacaacaacacagagttacacatggagtaaacaaaacatacagtcaataatacagtagaacaaaagaaaacaaaaagtatatatacagtgagtgcaaatgaggtaagataaggcaatacatgggccatggtggcgaagtaattacaatatagcaaataaacactggaatggtagatgtgcagaagatgacctgacttgcctagttaaataaaggtttattaataaataaatatatatatatatatttaaatgatggtgccacgttgaaagtcactgagctcttcagtaaagccattctactgccaatgtttgtctatggagattgcatggctgtgagctcaattttatacacctgtcagcaaagggtgtggttgaaatagctgaatccactaatttgaaaggggtCCACATACTTTCGTATATCCAGTTATGATCAAATCATTTGGTCAGTTATTTGACGTTTCTTATTCGATTCGTGATTAGACTATGAAGATGATGTTGATCTTTGTAGTAATGTGTAACAACAATCGTATGTAGCAAACAATCTACCTGATTTACTCaaaatatatagttgaagtcagaagtttacatacaccttagccaaatacatttaaactcagttttccacaattcctgacaattaatcttagtaaaaattccctgtcttaggtcagttaggatcaccacttgattttaagaatgtaaaatgtcagaataatagtagagagaattatttatttcagcttttatttctttcatcacattcccggtgggtcagaagtttacatacactcaattagtatttggtagcattgcctttaaattgtttaacttgggtgaaacatttcgggtagccttccacaagcttcccacaataagttgggtgaattttggcc is a window of Salmo salar chromosome ssa18, Ssal_v3.1, whole genome shotgun sequence DNA encoding:
- the arl2 gene encoding ADP-ribosylation factor-like protein 2 (The RefSeq protein has 1 substitution compared to this genomic sequence), which gives rise to MGLLTILKKMKHKEREMRLLMLGLDNAGKTTILKKFNGEDVSTISPTLGFNIKTLEHKGLKLNIWDVGGQKSLRSYWRNYFESTDGLVWVVDSADRLRLEDCRQELSSLLQEERLSGATLLVFANKQDLPGSLNKETIREALGLDDIKTHHWCIIGCSAVTGENLLTGVDWLLDDIAARVFTAD